The following are from one region of the Muntiacus reevesi chromosome 3, mMunRee1.1, whole genome shotgun sequence genome:
- the LOC136163924 gene encoding olfactory receptor 1J4-like has protein sequence MKRENQSSMSEFLLLGLPIWPEQQGMFFALFLGMYLTTVLGNLLILLLIKLDPRLHTPMYFFLSHLAFTDVSFSSVTIPRMLINMHTQQQSIPYVGCISQMYFFIIFGCLDNFLLAVMAYDRYVAICQPLHYTTVMRQELCISLVAASWFFCCIHALLHTLLLAQLSFCAENTIPNFFCDLPALLKMSCSDISINELVIFTEGGMLFILPLSIILGSYVRIGTIVLRVPSTKRLFKAFSTCGSHLFVVSLYYGTLAGVYFFSSLWDSNDKYIIASVIYAVVTPMMNPFIYSLRNRDIKQALEIFLNRANFLK, from the coding sequence ATGAAGAGGGAGAACCAGAGCAGCATGTCCGagttcctcctcctggggctccCCATCTGGCCAGAACAACAGGGCATGTTCTTTGCCCTATTCCTGGGCATGTACCTGACCACAGTGCTGGGGAATCTGCTCATCCTCCTGCTCATCAAGCTGGACCCtcgcctccacacccccatgtacttcttcctcagccacTTGGCCTTCACTGATGTCTCCTTTTCATCTGTTACTATTCCTAGGATGCTGATAAACATGCATACTCAGCAACAATCCATCCCCTATGTGGGATGCATTTCCCAGatgtattttttcataatttttggcTGTCTTGACAACTTCCTTCTCGCAGTGATGGCATATGACAGGTATGTGGCCATATGTCAGCCACTTCACTACACCACTGTCATGAGGCAGGAGCTGTGTATCTCATTGGTAGCTGCATCCTGGTTCTTCTGCTGTATCCATGCCCTGTTGCACACCCTCCTCTTGGCCCAACTGTCCTTCTGTGCTGAAAATACCATCCCCAACTTCTTCTGTGATCTCCCTGCCCTCCTGAAGATGAGCTGCTCAGACATTTCCATCAATGAGCTGGTCATCTTTACCGAAGGAGGAATGCTGTTCATCTTGCCTCTGAGTATCATCTTGGGCTCGTATGTTCGTATAGGGACCATCGTCCTGAGAGTCCCCTCCACTAAGAGACTCTttaaagccttctccacctgtggttCTCATCTCTTTGTAGTATCTTTATACTATGGAACACTTGCTGGTGTTTACTTTTTCTCCTCATTATGGGACTCCAATGACAAATATataattgcttcagtcatatatGCAGTAGTTACTCCCATGATGAACCCCTTTATCTACAGCCTCAGAAACAGAGACATAAAACAAGCCCTAGAGATATTTCTCAATAGGGCTAACTTCCTGAAATGA
- the LOC136162698 gene encoding olfactory receptor 1J4-like has product MRRENQSSVSKFLLLGLPIQPEQQGPFFTLFLGVYLTTVLGNLLILLLIRLDPRLHTPMYFFLSHLAFSDVFFSSVTVPKMLVNMQTQDQSIPYVGCIAQMYFFLLFICLDNFLLAVMAYDRYVAICQPLHYSAIMREGLCALLTAGSWFFSCVHALLHTLLLSRLSFCADNTIPHFFCDLAALLKLTCSDTSLNELVIFTEGGVFAFLSLSAILASYIHIGATILRVPSIKRICKTLSTCGSHLFVIFLYYGTLAMIYFFSSANNSKVKDIVASVMYTVVTPMLNPFIYSLRNRDMKFALGILYRKGIIFAK; this is encoded by the coding sequence atgAGGAGGGAGAACCAGAGCAGCGTGTCCAagttcctcctcctggggctccCCATCCAGCCAGAGCAGCAGGGCCCGTTCTTCACCCTGTTCCTGGGCGTGTACCTGACCACGGTGCTGGGCAACCTGCTCATCCTCCTGCTCATCAGGCTAGACCCtcgcctccacacccccatgtacttcttcctcagccacTTGGCCTTCTCTGATgtgtttttctcatctgttacTGTCCCTAAGATGCTCGTGAACATGCAGACTCAGGATCAATCCATCCCTTATGTGGGGTGCATTGCACAGAtgtattttttcctacttttcattTGTCTTGACAATTTCCTTCTCGCAGTGATGGCTTATGACAGGTATGTGGCCATTTGTCAGCCACTCCACTACAGCGCCATCATGAGGGAGGGGTTATGTGCCCTATTGACAGCTGGATCCTGGTTCTTCTCTTGTGTCCACGCCCTGTTGCATACTCTGCTTCTGTCCCGACTGTCTTTCTGTGCAGACAATACCATCCCCCATTTCTTCTGTGATCTCGCTGCCCTCCTAAAGTTGACCTGCTCAGACACCTCCCTCAATGAGTTGGTTATCTTCACTGAGGGGGGCGTGTTTGCCTTCTTGTCATTGAGTGCTATTTTGGCCTCTTATATCCACATTGGGGCCACCATCCTGAGGGTCCCGTCCATCAAGCGAATCTGCAAAACCTTGTCCACGTGTGGCTCCCACCTCTTTGTGATATTTTTGTACTATGGGACTCTTGCAatgatttacttcttttcttcAGCAAACAATTCCAAAGTCAAAGACatagttgcttcagttatgtacACCGTGGTGACGCCCATGTTAAACCCCTttatctacagcctgaggaacagagACATGAAATTCGCCCTGGGGATTCTTTACAGGAAAGGGATTATTTTTGCCAAGTAA